A single Anatilimnocola floriformis DNA region contains:
- a CDS encoding HEPN domain-containing protein: protein MLATWPTTTATKAGDMGSFSDEQRISTYWWNKSEDLRNAAALIWSAIDSPKPNAVGETTIRTPSRSIYFMLCGMSLEAILKAILIEKNQMPPKTHDLKRLADLAGVSYDSHEKDLLEILSAAVIWDGRYPVPLAQDAWDRLMNLHNEKLCDRKKLSEKSKFAVLSRNRELNWDRFADLLSRATSDLFSIASWVTRE from the coding sequence ATGCTCGCGACATGGCCGACTACTACGGCGACGAAAGCTGGTGACATGGGATCATTTTCAGACGAGCAGAGAATTTCCACGTATTGGTGGAATAAGTCCGAGGACCTCCGGAACGCTGCGGCACTAATTTGGTCGGCGATTGACAGCCCGAAGCCGAACGCGGTCGGCGAAACGACGATTCGCACACCAAGCCGATCGATCTATTTCATGCTCTGTGGCATGTCTCTTGAGGCAATTCTCAAGGCAATCCTCATCGAGAAGAATCAGATGCCTCCTAAAACACATGACTTGAAGAGGCTGGCCGACCTCGCCGGAGTGTCGTACGACTCGCACGAGAAAGATTTGCTCGAAATTCTCTCGGCTGCAGTGATTTGGGACGGGCGATATCCTGTTCCGCTCGCCCAGGACGCATGGGATCGCCTGATGAACCTTCACAACGAAAAACTCTGTGATCGAAAGAAGCTAAGCGAGAAATCCAAGTTCGCCGTTCTCTCCCGGAATCGCGAACTCAATTGGGACCGTTTTGCAGATTTGTTGAGCAGAGCCACATCCGACCTATTCTCAATCGCTAGTTGGGTTACGCGTGAATGA
- a CDS encoding ImmA/IrrE family metallo-endopeptidase, whose product MIRSTGCSDAPEAIRMKAKELLDVHAASFGEPSLPISMDVLASLRGISRSTELPVQSPDAELVPDGKGGMTMRVNPDQPETRQRFSVAHEISHTFFPDYTSKAWCRTDARYRDRQNPEDYLEMLCDIGAAELLFPQPWFSRDAAACAGASDCARLASTYHASREATIRRFAETCSESVAAVFFIWKLKPTQLGTIGRQNQTNLLGIEPEQEIREAIRLRIEYSIPSPTFINDGYFLPKDKSVDGDSPIYQAAATGEPADGDCYLDLGQASGTYRVWAIPLWTPTEQLGAKGENSVVAVLRPVNVKRPKNKQKQVGPSLFDAP is encoded by the coding sequence TTGATTCGCTCAACCGGCTGCAGCGACGCGCCTGAAGCCATCCGGATGAAGGCCAAGGAACTTCTAGACGTGCATGCGGCATCGTTTGGCGAACCGTCGTTGCCAATCAGCATGGACGTGCTCGCGAGCCTGAGAGGAATCTCGCGCAGCACCGAGTTGCCGGTGCAAAGCCCCGACGCTGAATTGGTTCCTGATGGGAAGGGTGGGATGACGATGCGGGTGAATCCCGACCAGCCGGAAACCCGTCAGCGCTTCAGCGTTGCGCACGAAATTAGTCACACGTTTTTCCCAGACTACACATCGAAGGCGTGGTGCCGCACCGACGCCCGATACCGTGACCGCCAAAATCCCGAGGATTACCTTGAGATGCTGTGTGACATCGGCGCTGCGGAGCTTTTGTTTCCGCAGCCGTGGTTTAGCCGGGATGCCGCTGCGTGTGCCGGAGCATCGGACTGTGCTCGACTCGCGTCGACCTACCACGCTTCGCGAGAGGCTACCATCCGTCGTTTCGCTGAAACGTGCTCCGAATCGGTTGCTGCCGTCTTCTTTATTTGGAAGCTGAAGCCGACTCAGCTTGGAACAATTGGACGACAAAACCAAACGAACCTGCTCGGCATCGAACCCGAGCAGGAAATTCGCGAAGCGATTCGTTTGCGAATTGAGTACTCGATTCCAAGTCCGACGTTTATCAACGACGGATACTTTTTGCCAAAAGATAAGTCCGTTGATGGAGACAGCCCGATTTATCAGGCCGCCGCAACCGGCGAGCCGGCCGATGGCGACTGCTACCTCGACTTAGGACAAGCGTCCGGAACGTATCGAGTCTGGGCGATTCCCCTTTGGACCCCAACCGAACAACTTGGTGCCAAAGGCGAGAACTCCGTGGTCGCCGTCCTCCGGCCGGTGAATGTAAAAAGGCCCAAGAACAAGCAGAAGCAGGTGGGACCTAGTCTCTTCGATGCGCCATAG
- a CDS encoding helix-turn-helix domain-containing protein has protein sequence MAMALADRLRKLREDQGLSLDEVATKANISKTYLWELERDKDGVKKPSADVLLRIATALSTTLAEILSLATVQAPQGPVELPPSLRDFRDRMAAQSTPLSPNDLQELAAMKFRGAQPQTADQWHQLYLFLANTVRRKPS, from the coding sequence ATGGCTATGGCCCTGGCAGATCGATTGCGCAAGTTACGGGAAGACCAAGGCTTATCGCTCGACGAAGTCGCAACGAAGGCGAATATCTCGAAGACGTACTTATGGGAACTAGAGCGCGATAAGGACGGAGTGAAGAAGCCTTCTGCGGACGTGCTGCTGAGAATTGCTACCGCACTTTCAACCACACTAGCGGAGATTTTGTCCCTCGCGACAGTTCAGGCACCCCAGGGCCCCGTGGAACTTCCGCCCTCGTTGCGCGATTTCCGCGACCGCATGGCAGCGCAGTCGACGCCGCTGAGTCCCAACGATCTTCAAGAATTGGCTGCGATGAAGTTTCGCGGCGCGCAGCCGCAGACCGCCGACCAGTGGCATCAGTTGTATTTGTTTCTTGCGAACACCGTTCGGAGAAAGCCGTCATGA
- a CDS encoding SAVED domain-containing protein, with translation MKPASKSRRKASPKRSKTAVSDDTLRDVTRHILPTVERLLWGRAAARCEFRGCNQALWKSPVTQEAVNLAQKAHIYSFSSDGPRGNKGISKRKLNDFANLLLVCHGCHQKIDKQKDGGRYSVDLLRQWKEDHERRVEIVTGVDPRKKSHVVLYGANVGDHSSPLQFAEAAQALFPTLHPADDRPLTLGMINNSYNDRNPKFWEVESENLSVKFEQQVRERIRLGAIAHLSVFAIAPQPLLILFGTLMNDIMSAEVFQRHREPQTWNWLKKAPRLEFLVEAPASFNGVPALVLALSAEVTDDRITGVLGPDANIWRVTVARPNMDLIKSRKQLSAFRTLMCALLDRIKAAHGQTTTLHVFPATGVSSAIELGRVRMPKAHMPWQLYDQVNARGGFIPALLLPS, from the coding sequence ATGAAACCCGCCTCAAAATCACGACGAAAGGCCTCTCCAAAACGGTCCAAAACTGCTGTTTCGGACGACACTCTGCGCGACGTGACGCGGCATATTCTGCCGACCGTGGAACGCTTGCTCTGGGGACGAGCGGCGGCCCGATGTGAGTTTCGCGGCTGCAACCAAGCCCTTTGGAAATCCCCGGTCACGCAGGAGGCCGTGAACCTCGCACAGAAGGCGCACATCTATTCATTCAGCAGCGATGGCCCCCGGGGTAATAAAGGGATTTCCAAGCGGAAGCTCAATGACTTCGCCAATCTGCTGCTGGTCTGCCACGGTTGCCACCAGAAAATCGACAAGCAAAAAGATGGCGGCCGGTATTCGGTGGACCTCTTGCGACAATGGAAGGAAGACCATGAACGGCGCGTCGAAATCGTGACGGGCGTCGATCCTCGTAAGAAGAGTCACGTCGTCCTCTATGGCGCGAACGTGGGCGACCATAGTTCACCGTTACAGTTCGCGGAGGCGGCACAGGCATTGTTCCCGACGCTTCATCCGGCGGACGACAGGCCCCTGACGCTGGGGATGATCAACAACTCGTACAACGACCGAAACCCGAAGTTTTGGGAGGTCGAGTCAGAGAATCTGTCGGTCAAATTCGAGCAGCAGGTGAGAGAACGAATTCGGTTGGGTGCCATTGCGCACCTGTCTGTGTTCGCTATAGCGCCGCAGCCACTGCTCATCCTTTTCGGAACCTTAATGAATGACATCATGAGCGCGGAGGTTTTCCAGCGGCACCGCGAGCCGCAGACATGGAACTGGCTGAAGAAGGCACCGCGCCTAGAATTCCTCGTCGAGGCACCGGCTTCGTTCAACGGGGTTCCCGCGCTCGTCCTGGCCCTGAGCGCGGAGGTGACAGACGACAGGATCACTGGAGTACTCGGCCCAGACGCAAACATTTGGAGGGTGACGGTGGCCAGACCAAACATGGACTTGATCAAAAGTCGCAAGCAGCTGTCGGCATTCAGGACGCTCATGTGCGCACTGCTCGATCGAATCAAGGCGGCCCATGGGCAAACGACCACCCTTCACGTGTTTCCGGCGACCGGCGTGTCGTCGGCGATCGAGCTGGGCCGCGTGCGGATGCCAAAGGCGCATATGCCGTGGCAGTTGTACGACCAGGTTAACGCTCGGGGTGGCTTCATCCCGGCACTCTTACTTCCTTCTTGA
- a CDS encoding nucleotidyltransferase domain-containing protein: MDALSPEFDRLLQLVVEHISIPKSLYEKAAARHRSLGEFLKRDESGIKKYDPDIRPQGSFRFGTVNRPLNADDEYDLDNVCVLTRLGKADLTQKQLKQLYGEEIKAYARERGMLAPVHEHNRCWRLQYADDLNFHLDSLPCVPELEAVILRLVDAGVPEELAGRAVAITDLRHPQYEAIALTWLSSNPRGFARWFEQRAALGRSLMTRNKSVQATVEDVPPYEWKTTLQGSIQILKRHRDVMFQETPDLAPISMIITNLAARAYEGEVTIAEAIANVLDKMPMFIQNNRPRVSNPADPAEDYADKWASNPRLEKNFWEWYYAAKSDLSRLASELDRFSLSREVANVFAVTLTQSELRSLQGNVPARVSAVARAAPTLVIPSAPKPWSDHA; encoded by the coding sequence ATGGACGCACTTTCACCCGAATTCGACCGATTGCTGCAGCTTGTCGTTGAGCACATCAGCATTCCAAAATCGCTCTACGAAAAGGCCGCAGCACGACATCGCTCGCTGGGCGAATTCTTGAAACGGGACGAATCCGGAATCAAGAAGTACGACCCTGACATTCGCCCTCAAGGCTCGTTTCGGTTTGGAACCGTAAATCGGCCGCTCAACGCAGATGACGAGTACGATCTTGACAACGTGTGCGTGCTCACGAGGCTCGGGAAGGCGGATCTAACGCAGAAGCAGTTGAAGCAGCTCTATGGGGAGGAAATCAAGGCGTATGCCCGCGAACGCGGCATGCTTGCCCCCGTGCATGAACACAATCGCTGCTGGCGCCTGCAGTATGCCGACGACCTGAACTTTCACCTCGACTCGCTGCCGTGCGTGCCCGAACTTGAGGCGGTCATTCTTCGCCTCGTTGATGCAGGTGTTCCGGAGGAATTGGCGGGCCGCGCCGTCGCCATCACGGATCTTCGCCATCCGCAGTACGAAGCAATCGCTCTCACCTGGCTGAGCAGTAATCCCCGGGGCTTTGCGCGATGGTTCGAGCAGCGCGCGGCGCTTGGGCGCAGTCTCATGACGCGGAACAAATCCGTTCAGGCAACCGTCGAGGACGTGCCGCCGTACGAATGGAAGACGACACTGCAAGGAAGTATTCAAATTCTGAAGCGGCACCGCGACGTCATGTTCCAGGAGACGCCCGATCTGGCCCCCATCTCGATGATCATCACCAACTTGGCGGCACGCGCATACGAGGGGGAAGTCACCATCGCGGAAGCTATTGCCAACGTCCTCGACAAGATGCCGATGTTCATCCAGAACAATCGGCCACGAGTGTCGAATCCCGCGGATCCTGCTGAGGATTACGCGGACAAATGGGCGTCGAACCCAAGACTCGAAAAGAATTTTTGGGAGTGGTATTACGCCGCGAAGAGCGATCTGTCACGACTGGCGTCCGAGCTAGATCGATTTTCTCTCAGCCGCGAGGTCGCAAATGTTTTTGCGGTCACGCTTACGCAGTCCGAACTGCGATCGCTGCAGGGCAATGTTCCAGCAAGGGTATCTGCGGTCGCTCGGGCGGCACCAACGCTCGTCATTCCTTCGGCCCCGAAACCCTGGAGTGATCATGCCTAA
- a CDS encoding SEC-C domain-containing protein yields the protein MPKSFRQRYEALQIEALLAQYPGLRIVPSQDERLALKGTLDFHVIGPANEDIADSYEITLTVRPGFPKVLPGVRETGGRIPKDYHKLHGGELCVGAPTEIRLRLREVPTLLTFVEGFVVPYLYGYSHRERRGTIPYGELAHGNDGIRQHLATMFRAKSIEQSEEFLRLAGMKKRTANKLPCPCGSGRRLGRCHNRSVNQRRKEIGRHWFAAEYEQIAELLKLYDDVETPLPPLRKHRLAL from the coding sequence ATGCCTAAATCGTTCCGGCAACGGTACGAGGCGCTGCAAATTGAAGCACTCCTCGCGCAATATCCCGGCCTAAGAATTGTGCCTTCGCAGGATGAGCGATTGGCGCTGAAAGGGACTTTGGATTTTCATGTCATCGGACCGGCGAATGAAGATATCGCGGATTCCTACGAGATAACGTTGACCGTTCGACCAGGCTTCCCGAAGGTGCTGCCGGGTGTCAGAGAGACCGGCGGGAGAATCCCAAAGGACTACCACAAGCTCCACGGAGGCGAGTTGTGTGTTGGGGCGCCCACCGAAATCCGATTGCGACTTCGCGAAGTACCGACCCTTCTCACCTTCGTAGAGGGTTTCGTCGTGCCGTATCTATATGGGTATTCCCACCGCGAAAGACGCGGCACCATCCCCTACGGAGAGCTTGCCCACGGAAATGATGGTATCCGACAGCATCTCGCCACGATGTTTCGTGCGAAATCGATCGAACAATCGGAGGAGTTTCTTCGGTTAGCAGGAATGAAGAAGCGAACGGCCAACAAACTGCCGTGCCCATGTGGAAGCGGACGACGACTTGGGCGGTGCCACAATCGAAGCGTGAATCAGCGGCGCAAGGAGATTGGACGGCACTGGTTTGCAGCCGAATACGAACAGATTGCAGAGCTCTTGAAGTTGTATGACGACGTCGAAACGCCCCTCCCTCCATTGCGCAAACACCGGCTAGCTCTTTAA
- a CDS encoding ATP-binding protein: MNLSLPFLWASYMSRTTTESPDDSLRELPTQRSKPDWLQADHALPFSKLSGDEFEVLCFLLLRKQFPSDRIYYYGKTADMGRDIIHVSTSGRTRLIQCKNFATNVSISEVASEMAKVYVNVFSKAIPEQPDEVVFFVSRDLTATSQDLIQYQSEWTRHAKDYLSKFLKQAPSDDLLQFANEWWPFGDRQGGLAITQDIFTHDPTLLDSFFGVRKVVDATRADVRNDIRDELEIALEPIRSVLQSSDRQSAEIPSTTLPIHDIRKKIASASQTLLSWPRTLGAQIWIERPEVEILLNDIQSKPTLVSVLLGEPGSGKSALLAQLGISLRESGVTCLAIKADTLDVHVDTLGKLAERLDFSGTVADCVKTLAATEKVVVLIDQLDAVADLVDLRSGRLNVLLNLIHELAETPNVYVIASSRTFEFAHDARFRTINAEEVVLSLPSWETIAAILQKRGTQAENWPANFREVLRAPQNLKLFVEQLTDSSEQRVFDSYQQMLEELWYRKVTRSADADAKSILLAAISEEMSNREVLWLPLAQFDARRATLNQLVADGILKISDNRFQFGFQHQTLLSHARARAIVQGQTDFAEYVIQRQHALFIRPTLWSTLGYLREASKDAYRKQMTRLCSESLRLHVQHLLLDFIGRLQDPDGEEEAWLTNWLENDDFRRRALLAISNSKGWFDRLRDSHIADVMQTPHGAEWQIVQLLSIAANHSPGSVLDLIEKYWLQDPDMDRLTFRIFDEFAHWNERAISIICKIVARSTINESFVTSIASKAAAYTPKLAPRIVAVEFRRQLNAVRTAAASQSDTVPDNADLAERLSAEFTRRLNNPICKLLDSADGRYDMPAIAEAAPMEFLNEMWPALTEAIDLTLDGVHHIINRYRSSHVHYDFDSNSDVRHPLMSAVLVAMLELGQHDFPAFERFFRKAMVSDSMLVQRLLCRTLVELAPESASLSFEYLMSDSRRLMVGDYQEPHSETRALIAKISPELGESRLRDLEKCIANWTEYQPNIPDEDVETRRDRRQWDREARLWLQLSIPTELLSSESKASLTAEETALPTVKKRMEEVTSETEFGKVLSPMSTEQMNLAQDAQVLKLFDELPDGADWHPRHSGVGGTVEASTALAELAKSSPERAAKILKQLRSTDHQVPASFVIRSIGDTAFPSIDYFSLIHELVGLGFNSQDFQDSVASSCTRRAGQADGLPADICNLLKSWLSQWVFRTDESGDIGESDDERTRSVVFDGGGTYTLPRGTYWILCALAYGLIRREPPASEEWLEVLQSHVGRAESARVWKVFCHELRMLQYCNSSAAIAFLEELFAKYPSVRDSRFGARLLAGIRKLLGAQVYARYCEELGKSDWSFAQQAKGELFGVSYIMLDGFESVDQKVEEAMKPASIMDGPLLKGIAFAAARLWANPRCRSRATSVFESIAQRGSDFANSALSELFLNTAFVPTKDSKRILQVTAENPSLIRDVSAYHFAEMLELFAASMPDAVLKLASALLDQLEAQREDEHRRDFDLADSALTSIAITLQRDERRRAAGLDLFERLLKWGFTETVQTVRELDNRPVGVVHRARRQRRKK; this comes from the coding sequence GTGAATCTCTCCCTGCCTTTCCTCTGGGCCAGCTACATGTCGAGAACAACTACGGAATCACCCGATGATTCACTTCGGGAGCTGCCTACTCAAAGAAGTAAGCCAGATTGGCTGCAGGCCGATCACGCACTGCCATTCTCGAAGCTGAGCGGTGACGAATTTGAAGTCCTATGCTTTTTGCTCCTTCGGAAACAGTTTCCCAGCGATCGCATTTACTACTACGGCAAGACTGCGGACATGGGTCGCGACATAATCCATGTGTCCACGAGTGGCCGCACGCGGCTCATTCAATGCAAAAACTTCGCAACAAATGTCAGCATATCTGAGGTCGCCTCAGAGATGGCGAAGGTGTACGTCAATGTGTTCTCGAAAGCCATTCCCGAGCAACCCGATGAGGTCGTCTTTTTCGTATCCAGGGACCTGACGGCAACATCACAGGATCTAATTCAATATCAAAGTGAGTGGACTAGGCACGCGAAGGACTACCTCTCGAAATTCTTGAAGCAAGCCCCCTCCGACGATCTGCTGCAGTTCGCAAACGAATGGTGGCCATTTGGTGATCGGCAAGGTGGACTCGCAATCACGCAAGACATTTTTACCCACGATCCCACACTCCTAGACAGCTTCTTCGGAGTTCGCAAAGTAGTTGATGCAACCCGCGCGGATGTCCGAAACGACATCCGCGATGAGCTCGAAATTGCCCTAGAACCTATTCGAAGCGTTCTGCAAAGTAGCGATAGGCAATCTGCAGAGATTCCGTCAACAACGCTCCCAATCCACGACATTCGGAAGAAGATTGCCAGCGCCTCGCAAACGCTACTAAGTTGGCCACGGACTCTCGGTGCGCAGATCTGGATCGAACGCCCCGAAGTCGAAATACTCCTGAATGACATTCAATCCAAACCAACCCTCGTAAGCGTTCTGCTCGGCGAACCAGGTAGCGGTAAGTCCGCACTCCTAGCCCAACTTGGAATTTCTCTTCGGGAAAGTGGAGTGACTTGCTTGGCAATCAAAGCAGACACTCTAGATGTGCATGTAGACACTCTTGGGAAACTCGCCGAACGGCTCGATTTTTCTGGCACCGTTGCGGATTGTGTCAAGACCTTGGCCGCAACCGAAAAGGTAGTTGTTCTAATTGATCAGCTAGATGCCGTGGCCGACCTAGTTGATCTGCGGTCGGGTCGATTGAACGTACTTCTGAATCTGATTCACGAACTGGCCGAAACTCCAAACGTTTATGTCATTGCATCGAGCCGAACGTTTGAATTCGCTCATGATGCCAGATTTCGAACGATCAACGCCGAGGAGGTCGTACTTTCGTTGCCGAGCTGGGAGACCATCGCTGCTATTCTCCAAAAACGCGGGACACAGGCTGAGAATTGGCCCGCGAATTTCAGAGAGGTCTTGCGAGCCCCGCAGAATCTCAAGTTGTTCGTTGAGCAGCTTACCGACTCGTCTGAACAACGCGTATTCGATTCTTATCAACAGATGCTAGAAGAGCTCTGGTACAGAAAAGTAACACGATCTGCGGATGCGGACGCAAAGTCTATCTTGCTTGCTGCTATTTCGGAAGAAATGTCGAACAGAGAAGTGCTCTGGCTGCCACTTGCTCAGTTTGATGCACGACGGGCTACGTTGAACCAGCTGGTGGCCGATGGAATTTTGAAGATTTCGGACAACCGCTTCCAGTTTGGTTTCCAGCACCAAACTCTGCTCAGCCATGCGAGGGCGCGAGCAATCGTCCAAGGTCAAACTGATTTTGCGGAATACGTAATTCAGCGGCAGCACGCGCTTTTCATTCGCCCGACGCTCTGGAGCACACTTGGTTATTTACGAGAGGCATCGAAGGATGCATACCGAAAACAGATGACCCGGCTATGCTCGGAATCCCTGCGACTACACGTCCAACACCTGCTACTCGACTTTATTGGACGGCTGCAGGACCCGGATGGAGAAGAGGAAGCATGGTTAACGAATTGGCTGGAAAATGATGACTTTCGACGACGCGCACTGTTAGCGATTTCGAATAGTAAAGGATGGTTCGATCGACTGCGAGACAGCCACATTGCGGACGTGATGCAGACCCCGCACGGTGCGGAATGGCAGATCGTGCAATTGTTATCAATCGCGGCTAATCATTCACCTGGCAGCGTTCTCGACCTCATCGAGAAATATTGGCTCCAAGATCCGGATATGGACCGACTGACATTCCGGATTTTCGACGAATTTGCGCACTGGAATGAACGAGCAATTTCCATCATCTGCAAAATCGTCGCCAGGTCGACAATCAACGAGTCGTTTGTTACCAGCATCGCAAGCAAGGCCGCCGCGTACACCCCCAAACTAGCGCCTCGGATCGTGGCAGTCGAATTCCGACGACAACTGAATGCAGTGCGAACTGCCGCAGCATCACAGAGTGATACCGTGCCAGACAATGCCGATCTGGCCGAGCGATTATCCGCCGAGTTTACGCGAAGGCTCAACAACCCGATTTGCAAGTTGCTTGACTCCGCTGATGGCCGATACGACATGCCCGCGATTGCTGAAGCGGCCCCGATGGAGTTTCTAAATGAAATGTGGCCGGCACTCACTGAGGCAATCGACTTAACACTTGACGGCGTTCATCACATCATCAACCGCTACAGGTCGTCGCATGTGCACTATGACTTCGACAGCAACTCCGATGTGCGGCACCCTCTAATGAGCGCGGTGCTGGTCGCGATGTTGGAGCTAGGTCAGCATGACTTTCCAGCATTTGAACGATTCTTTCGAAAAGCAATGGTCAGCGACTCTATGCTGGTGCAACGATTGCTCTGCCGAACTCTCGTTGAGCTGGCACCGGAGTCAGCATCTTTGTCGTTTGAGTACCTAATGTCTGATTCCAGACGGCTCATGGTAGGCGACTACCAAGAACCACATAGCGAAACGCGTGCATTGATTGCGAAGATCTCGCCAGAACTCGGCGAATCGCGTCTGCGAGACTTGGAAAAGTGCATTGCCAACTGGACCGAATATCAGCCAAACATACCCGATGAAGACGTAGAGACCCGACGCGATAGAAGGCAATGGGACCGTGAGGCCCGCCTATGGCTGCAGCTATCAATTCCTACTGAGCTGCTCTCAAGCGAGTCCAAGGCTTCCTTAACTGCAGAAGAAACTGCACTGCCGACAGTCAAGAAAAGAATGGAAGAAGTTACATCTGAAACTGAATTTGGCAAAGTCTTGAGTCCGATGTCGACCGAGCAGATGAACCTCGCTCAGGACGCGCAAGTTCTGAAGTTGTTTGACGAATTGCCTGATGGCGCCGACTGGCATCCCAGGCACAGCGGGGTAGGTGGAACGGTGGAGGCGTCGACGGCGTTGGCTGAACTCGCCAAATCGAGTCCTGAACGGGCTGCCAAAATATTGAAGCAGCTTCGAAGTACAGATCACCAAGTACCCGCATCTTTTGTCATTCGGTCGATTGGGGATACAGCCTTTCCGTCCATCGACTATTTCTCTCTGATTCACGAACTGGTGGGTCTCGGCTTCAATTCGCAGGACTTCCAAGATTCAGTTGCGAGCTCCTGCACTCGTCGAGCCGGACAAGCTGATGGTCTACCGGCCGACATTTGCAACCTGCTGAAATCCTGGTTGAGTCAGTGGGTATTTCGCACCGATGAGTCTGGCGATATTGGCGAATCCGACGATGAACGGACACGGAGCGTCGTATTCGACGGAGGCGGCACCTACACACTTCCTCGTGGTACATATTGGATTCTATGTGCGTTGGCCTACGGGTTGATTCGCAGAGAACCACCCGCAAGTGAGGAATGGCTCGAAGTACTGCAATCCCACGTCGGTCGGGCTGAGAGCGCGCGAGTTTGGAAAGTATTCTGCCACGAATTGCGGATGCTCCAATACTGCAATAGTTCAGCTGCCATTGCGTTTCTTGAGGAACTGTTTGCAAAATATCCGTCCGTTCGCGACTCACGATTTGGCGCGCGACTTCTCGCCGGAATACGTAAACTCCTCGGCGCACAAGTGTATGCGAGATATTGCGAGGAACTAGGAAAAAGCGACTGGTCATTCGCACAACAAGCTAAGGGCGAATTGTTCGGCGTCAGCTACATCATGCTGGACGGCTTCGAATCTGTCGATCAGAAGGTCGAAGAGGCGATGAAACCCGCGTCGATCATGGATGGCCCGTTGCTAAAGGGCATTGCATTCGCTGCAGCAAGACTATGGGCGAATCCTCGGTGCCGTTCACGGGCGACTTCAGTTTTCGAGTCAATCGCCCAGCGCGGATCGGATTTCGCGAATAGTGCTCTTTCGGAACTTTTCCTCAACACGGCTTTTGTTCCGACTAAGGACTCGAAACGCATTTTGCAAGTCACCGCTGAAAATCCAAGCCTTATTCGAGATGTTAGCGCATACCACTTCGCCGAAATGCTTGAACTGTTTGCGGCGTCCATGCCTGACGCTGTACTTAAACTTGCCAGCGCGCTGTTGGATCAATTGGAAGCACAACGGGAAGATGAGCATCGGAGAGATTTTGACCTTGCTGACTCAGCGCTGACGAGCATCGCAATTACATTGCAGCGGGATGAACGTCGTCGAGCTGCGGGACTCGATCTCTTCGAACGCCTTCTCAAATGGGGATTCACTGAGACCGTGCAGACTGTCCGCGAGTTGGACAATAGACCTGTTGGCGTTGTCCATCGTGCTCGCAGACAGAGACGCAAGAAATAG
- the mobF gene encoding MobF family relaxase produces MLRIIQNRSSAGAKSYYSKADYYTEGQELAGYWGGKGAALLGLEGQTEQRDFEALCDNLDPRLGGRLSPRTKSDRTIGYDFNFSVPKGVSLAYLLQGDERIQAPFQGAVRETMEDIEAEVKTRVRTGGRDDERVTGNLAWGEFVHLTARPVEGIPDPHLHAHCFVFNQTSDGQEEHWKAAQFTSSASTLLTIFT; encoded by the coding sequence ATGCTCCGCATCATCCAGAACCGGTCTTCAGCAGGTGCCAAGAGCTACTACTCCAAGGCCGACTATTACACCGAAGGACAGGAACTCGCCGGATACTGGGGCGGGAAGGGTGCTGCGCTGCTGGGGCTTGAAGGCCAGACCGAGCAGCGGGATTTCGAAGCGCTGTGCGACAATCTTGATCCAAGGCTCGGCGGCCGCTTAAGCCCGCGAACCAAATCCGACCGGACGATCGGGTACGACTTCAACTTCAGCGTGCCCAAAGGCGTCTCGCTGGCGTACCTGCTGCAGGGCGACGAGCGAATACAGGCCCCGTTCCAGGGCGCGGTGCGCGAAACGATGGAAGACATCGAAGCGGAAGTAAAAACCCGCGTGCGGACCGGCGGCCGGGACGACGAACGTGTCACCGGCAATCTTGCCTGGGGTGAATTCGTACATCTCACGGCACGGCCGGTCGAAGGCATTCCCGATCCGCACCTGCATGCACACTGCTTTGTATTCAACCAGACCTCCGACGGGCAGGAGGAACACTGGAAGGCCGCGCAGTTCACCTCTTCCGCGAGCACCTTGCTGACGATCTTTACATAG